The DNA region ATGACTACTGACTCAATTATAAGTCATGATTCTTTTATCCAAGTGACTTACAGcacattacaggttttttttttttcaactgcttacaaaACTGTGCCtctttttttccaaaactttcAAACACTGAGTCAAAGGCTTAGAACTGgagtatggttttgcagatttggtgtgttgTTCTGGTTTTCAGAAATcctgtgacaagtaaagattttgtgtgtaagcagttgaaaagaACTAAACCCAGTGCCAATCTGGTCCtgttgaattggaatttgaacctacaacctttacAGTAGGTAAAATACTAAGTCTTAGTCGTCAGTGAAAGTTATGAATATAGAAAGATCTCAGATTACCTAGACTGGAGCCACAGACGACCGCTGCAGCGACGAGGGAACCAGCAGAGGCGCCGTAGACCCTCGGAGCTCCCTGCAGGATCCAGGCTGCGTTATCCAAAAGACTCTGCGCAGCACCAAGCTGGTATGTTGCTAGAAAGCCAGAACCACCGAAAGATACAGAGAGGTTCTCATTTTGAGACAAAATGCACAACGGTGATGACATGACTAGAATAATCTCAGATGGTACGAGTTCTTCAACTAACTTTGAACTAACTTTGAATGTGAAGCATCAGCGCAACATATTAAAACAGACGGTCATGGTGTTGTTAAAGCAAAAAGATTTTTTACAAAACCACAGATGTCCCTCCTTCCCCTCTGGGACACTGTGAATGATGTGAACCCACCGAGGAGATCCCATCCTCAAATCAATTCCTCACTTCATGATGTCTAATGTAGGTCTATTATATTTGTGTCTACGCACTTTCAGAGGCTATCAGAGGTAAATGTATGTTTGTTGTCCTTAGAGCAGTCATATGCTTGGCATTTAGTCTTAAACTGAGCACAGTCATGAGAGATTAGCTAAACCGATCATCGATTTCAAGCACACACACCAGCAGGAAAAACTAAACCTAGAAGAGCTATGaatcactaaaactaaaagttaTTAACTTCCTCTTCTAAAagttgttatataaaataattgtgaatgtACCTACCATTCACATAGTTAGGGTTGATTTACCGTCAGTAATAAGCCAGTGATGTGTCACTTCCCCCAGCTGAACGGATTGCTTCAAGCTGATTTTCAACAGTTTTGATTCAAAGGCCCCATTGGtcacaacaatattcaaaggtCCCATGACTTCTTTTCCAGTTGATCATGATTAACCAGATGaggattaagttttttttaaaaaaagaagctataaactattttattttattttattttatttttttccaggtcTAGGAATCAAACTTTTATAAACTTATATATAGGTTTTACAAGAAAGTGGTTCTtaaaggtaaattaaaaaaagaaatatattaattgttaGTTGATTGCTTTCTTTTAATAGCTGTTTTGTCTTCAagtactttaaataattttaagtcatttttaaatttgcTGACGCCTCAAAGAGGCTCCTATGTCCATGATATTTCATTGCATTGACCCGCTAATCAacatatttctaattattattcatttagattttattagataaaatgaaatatttatacttaataaacaataatttgtcATACAGGAATATTTACTGTGAGAAAACTACAAAAAGTACTGAAagaaattatcaaataaaatgtgatcaaatataaaatctataCTTTTCAACCTAAAAAAGAGTCTTATTTGTCAGCTCCCTTTAAACAGTTAATAGTTGATTAATGAATTCACAGATTTAATCTTGTAGATTATTAATGGTATTTGATTAATAGTATAAATCAACCATGTGATACAGTAATGCAGTGCAGTTcacaaatctgtaaaaaataacaacGCACAGTTTTACAACCTGAGAGAAAATGTCAACTCTAATAATCAACTATGAGAATCAATCAGAATTGTTGTGTTGAGAAATTAGTGTCGCTTAGCTTTTAGCACATAATAACAGCAAACAACTGCACATTACTATCCCGAGTCACAACCATGTGGTCTGAGCGTCTCCTAAAATATTACTGAGTCCTGTGGAACCTCTGGGATATCAGCCATCTCTGGTGCTTCTGATGGCTTTTCACATCGTGCTGCATTGGACGTTTACTCTGACAGAAGATCAGCTCTGGGTTTCCCGTTCTAAAAAGTCAGGATAATGAATTACTAAGGCTGATCCTGCATCAGAATGAGTGTTATGGGATTGGTGATATGCTGAAGTTGTGTTCAGAGCTGGGGCTCATGGTAGTAGGAGTCGATACAGGTGATACTTCCAGAGCGTCTTCTCTGTAGTCAGGAGATGCAGGACTGTCAGGAGACTCTGACGGTTCTGTGCGGTCTGATCTGCCTTGCATGATTTCCTCAGGGGTCTTCAGAAACCTGCAGCACAGAGGGAGCGTTTGAAAACATCTATTTGAGATCACAATGCCCAGTTTTACAATATGAACAGTTTTAGCGCCCCCTTGTGTGACTCCTTGTTAATGAAAAAGAATgtctgttttcaaaaatgttgctTCAGACTTTATCACCTATGGCCATGAATGATGAAGCACTATTTAATGTGatgttataatgtgtgtgtgtgtgcgtgtgtaaggACTActgaagttgcagtttagtatatttgcaatatattcattttaaaaataatattgaaaaccttacagttaaaattataatcaagtatttGACATGTGCTTTACGATGTTGTCTGAAGCAAAATaagaaaattgatttaaaatgtactttaaagtaaaatgtttgacaatattacaaactgtgcttttgtaaaattgtatttaagtGTGTTAACATAATCAGGGCTGCGTTTCTCGATAACGATTGAGCTTAGCGCTTAAGAGTGCTGTCTACGAGTCATTTTATGAAAgttcgttattgtttcatgtgcgtttcccaaaaatgcactaaACACAATCACACGTAGCCCTGCTTtgagtgctacttaggagtcacTATGCGTTTGTCCAGTgctgaaatgtcagttttataaAATGGCTCGTATTTGTAGCTCGTTTATCGAAATGTTAAtataatgctgcgttccagacaacttgaatataatataatataataatagttataagtataatattaatctactatatataataatatatatatatataatagcatataatatCTGTTGAGACATTATTTCCGGGTTCAATTTCCCAGTCTTTGAAGCTTATTTCATACATtacttattttgttattattattatttttgtttgttattgttctgtcatttaatttagatgtgtatttctattttttttgtatttctatctatttctttttattttctgcccttttgatttatttcatttctaaattaatttaaaaaaaaaaaaaaaaaagagtaataaagtgtacaataaagtacaatcaaaagCTTTAATTACAATCACATTACAGTTGAATAAAGTGTAATCTgacgattgtcctgcaggtgacctcATAATtttgtcttcttacgatgcacttagggatTTACCATTACTCCAgggcactcgtagatctacgaacATTTTCAAGTACTACTTAAGTTACAATGGTTTTGGGTCCGCAAGTCTAAGATGATTCGTGCAATCGTTTTTACGATCAAATTAAGCTTACAATCCCTTTAGGAAATGCAGCCCAGGACAGTGTACTCCAGTGATGCCAAGTTTACGGTTTTCCAACAGAACTGggttactttaacactgttgtttttcatgtccgtgggttgaagcgaccccaataacatgatatgTTATTATTCGGAATCCGAtttttgggtgggttttgttgtgcaaacctggcaaccctggtgaACTCTCTTTAAGTACAATTACCAGCCTTTTATTTGATTTCCGGTAAAATATTTATTGCTagaactgttttttattattattcttttaaaatttaaatacactaaaatggactttcattataattaagttcattttttatCAAAGGGTACATCTCATTTACCATAATTAAATGGCATTATACAGGAATTATATCGCCGTCACCAGCGactaatgaaagaaaaacaaaaccacttGACTACTACATTTgagtacaaaaaaatacaaatatacattaaatgcTTTCCGAAAGCCTCCACTCACCGGAAGAGCAGCCTCTGGCCTGTCTCTTTCTTGATAATGTTGAGCTTGTAGTAATGACGTAATGCTCTGGACATTTTCTCATAGGTCATATTGGCCCTGTTctgtaataacaaacaaacagaccCAATTATTATCAGTCACACTTAAAGCAATGAAGAAGTGAGCTGGTCTCGTCTGCTGCAGTACTTTGTGGTTGCCCCAGAGTCGTGCCAGTCCGTTGGGATCCACCACTCTGAAGATCATGGCGTCCGGATCCTCCCAGCGAATGAAGGCCTCATACCTGCTGTCCGACAGCAGCTGGTACACATAGTCCCATAAGAGTTTGCAGTCTAACGAAAAGATGGAATAGTAACAGGCATTTGTCTTTATGATTTTTGacatacagtaaatttaaacaaCGTCTGATAACATTTTCCATGTTAATGCCAGTTTACAGTGTCTGAAGCAACATGCATGAGCACCTGCGATCTTTCCATTGGCCTCAGAGGTTTGTGTGGTGTTTGCAGGTCTTGTGGGTTTATTGGACAGGTTGAGAGGCTCATTTGTACAGTAAACATTTACTGGTTGTCTGGTTTTGTCTGGAGATGCCTGTTGATTTTTTTCCTTGGGAGAATGTGAAATCTCtgcaaaatatgaaattaaagaagagctattaaatctattaaatcGGTCAGGAAGCCAGGATGCTCTAGGAGCCGCAGAACACTTGCAAAAAGTTTTCTACACTTCCATTTTAACATTCTATTATAAAAATTTGGATGGATTTTTTTATGGAGCCCCAGGCATATGACATGCTGAAGAAGGAAAATAGATATCGTGGCCAGTAATTTGTTTCCATGACTTTGTATCCATGTTGTCAACAATCATGGCCAGGTTTGTCCTctcattttaagtaaattgtggCGATATTTTAGTCATTTGTAAAACTAGGGAATTCATTAAATCATGAGatcaaattcttaattcatgtcTACAAAATCTTCCATATTTCATGTGAGGggcttgaaaataaaatattttta from Cyprinus carpio isolate SPL01 chromosome B23, ASM1834038v1, whole genome shotgun sequence includes:
- the LOC109062236 gene encoding transcription factor ETV6-like; this translates as MSDASSPPPLIKLQQSCNGNEPPVCSQVLRAPQNEPPSGYEMGPDELCKLPGRLRINPSLWDKEDVNLWLRWAQREYSLRRADHQKFEMNGKALCLLTKEDFRLRCPSSGDVLYELLQHVKQQRRCAIFSPLSSSNTQSQQTPDSHGTTVNTKSWVLTAGCSTDQSQEKKPLSADPEHSHGMHIEISHSPKEKNQQASPDKTRQPVNVYCTNEPLNLSNKPTRPANTTQTSEANGKIADCKLLWDYVYQLLSDSRYEAFIRWEDPDAMIFRVVDPNGLARLWGNHKNRANMTYEKMSRALRHYYKLNIIKKETGQRLLFRFLKTPEEIMQGRSDRTEPSESPDSPASPDYREDALEVSPVSTPTTMSPSSEHNFSISPIP